TTAAACGTCCTGGTGCTAACGACTTCCTGCTGTGTCGATCGACTCTTCACGCTTACTTTTTGGAGGGACAGTCATGAAGCGGTATGCACTTGTCGCTGTCGGTTGTTTGGCACTTGGCTTTTGTTTGTGGCAAGTGTCGTCTGGTCAGCAGATACCTGGGACGAAGGCGGCACCAGAACCCCGCGCAGAAGCACCACAGCAGGCCACCGTAAAGGAACTCGAACAGAAGCGGTTAGCGCTTTTGGAACAGGTTTGCACATCCGTCAATAAGCACTTTGAAAATGGGCGTACTGAGTATGTGGAAGTCCTGGTAGCACAACACGAACTACTTGCCGCGCGCCTCGAATACGCTGAAACTCAGCAGGATCGTATCAAGGTTTGCGATCAGGCAATCGAGAACGCACGTCTCATAGTAGAGCAGAGTGAGCAACGACGGATGAGCGCTAAAGGTACTGCGATCGAGGTTTTGCGGGCGCAGGAGTTTCTGTTGCAAGCACAAATTGCGCGCGCAAAAGCTGAAGCTGAAAAAGCGGTGCCTGAAGGGCAGACAACCAACGCCGATCGTCCGACAACGGATTCGAGCTTCAGTGAAGTTAAAGACGACAATACCCACATACCGTCCAATTTCAATGGTAAGAACCTAAGTATCCGGACGGATAATCGTGGACGAATTGTAGTCGAATTTCCTGGCATCAAGGTCGGTGGAGGAAGCCGCGTATCAATTAACGACCAAGGCGTCATGCAGATTGTGCCACCAGATGATGAGACCTTATCCATCACTAGAAAAGGCAAAACCGGATATGTTTATCTGCCCCGTGGCGTCTTGCTGTCGCCTAGTACAGGTCAGATTGATCTCAAAACCGAGCCAGCCACAGTCGTATTTGACTTTCCCTGATGGCGTTGTTCACGCGAACTTTATTCCAGCATCAGGGTCGCCAGCATCTGGCGAACGGCGTCCAGATCGGTCCCCGGCTCTTGCCGGATCAACATCCACCGCAGAGCCTCTACGAGTTCGGTGTACGTGGTTGTCATCGGCTGCCCCCGAACACCGGCGAAGCGTGCTCGTGAGCGAAAGTCAGAAAGGTCCGTTGGAGAACCGGCGGAACAAGTAGGAGGACGACGGCGAGCGCGGCAACGATCACTGAAGCCTTCATGGTGATGCCCCTCGGAAATTACCCCAGAATTACCCCAAATCGACGCGAAAACACGACGAATTGCGGGGATCGACGGGGACTGACGACGAATCCGAAATCGTCGCTAACCTGCTGAAGCTCGCCGCTTTTCGTTGAACCGCTTAGGTTTGCGGAAAAGTGACCAATGAAGTTGAGGGCCTAGTGGCCGCAAGGTCGTGCAGGTTCAAGTCCTGTTTCCCGCATTACTTTCGAGCAGAGGTGCTCGCAGCACCAGCGCCGCCCAACGGTCAGCAAGAGAAGCCGTTGGCCAGGACACAGCCGGAGGGGCCGTGAGCGTGCGATGGCGGTCCGTGCCATCTAGCACGGGCATGCGTCCTAGATATCAACGTCCATAGCACATCATGTGGCAATCATCGCCACGAATGCCAGGCCAAGTAGTCCCTGCGCGCCCTCTCTTCTTGCCTGATGTACCGCCGAACCGTTTCGATTAGTCGGCCGCACGCGTCGAGGATGCCTGGCTGCGGCAGCAGCAGCAGACAACTACGAACGCGATGCGGCACGCCGGTAGGCCTGGAACTGGTTCGCGACAACCGCGATAAGCTCAGCAGGTTCGACAGGTTTGGGAAGGTGCATTTGAAAACCTGCCATGAGGGCGCGGCGACGGTCGTCGGAGCGGGCAAACGCCGTGATAGCGATGGCGGGCGTGTCTCCACCTTCCTCGTGAGAAAGGGCGCGAACGCGACTAAGAAACTGATAGCCGTCCTGTCTGGGCATGCCAATATCACTCAGAATCAGGTCGGGGCGTAGACGGCGGACGAGTTCAAAGGCTTCATCCGCACTGCTTGCCGTGTTGATATCAGCGTTGCACCGCTCTAAGACGCGCCGGATGACTGTAGACGCGTCGCGTTCATCATCCACGACCAAGATTTTAAAGCCGTCGAACGAAGGAAAATCGATCAGGGGGCCGATTTGGGTCTCGGCTTCGGGGTGTGTGGCACCAGGGGCTGTAAGAGACTCGTGAACCGCGATCACAGGGAGGGTGATGACGAACGTGGCCCCTTGATCGACACCTGGACTCGAGGCGGCAATGGTTCCCCCATGATGTTCGACAATCGTCTTTACAATTGCCAGCCCCAGCCCGAGTCCGCCGTGACGCCGATCGGCTGCTGTCTCGGCTTGCGAGAAACGGTCGAAGAGTTGGGGGAGGAATTCGCGCGAGATGCCTTGACCGCTGTCGGCGACGGTGATTTCGATTTGCGAGTTACTGCGGCGCAGCAGGATGTGCACAAGGCCGCCTGCTGGCGTAAATTTTACGGCATTGGATAGCAGGTTCCATAGCACCTGCTGGAGGCGATTAGGGTCGGCGTTGATCGGGCCGCATTCAGAATCGAGACATTTTGTGATACGGATTCTCTTCGCATCGAGGGCCGGACGAATCGACTCGACGGCGGAGTTGATGATTTGGGCTACATCGA
The sequence above is a segment of the Pirellulales bacterium genome. Coding sequences within it:
- a CDS encoding ATP-binding protein encodes the protein MQDMFLPKYGSPEELTGLLAAIVTSSDDAIISKDLNGVVRSWNPAAARIFGYTAEEMIGSPITNLFPVDRLDEEPKILEQIRRGQRVDHFETIRRHKDGRLIDVSVTISPLRDASGQVVGVSKVARDVTSVKRVLVEREKMLQREKFARADAERLGRMKDEFLSTLSHELRTPLNAILGWATLLRAPGIFGSPSDLQEGLDTIERNARAQARLIDELLDMSRIINGKFRLDLQAVDVAQIINSAVESIRPALDAKRIRITKCLDSECGPINADPNRLQQVLWNLLSNAVKFTPAGGLVHILLRRSNSQIEITVADSGQGISREFLPQLFDRFSQAETAADRRHGGLGLGLAIVKTIVEHHGGTIAASSPGVDQGATFVITLPVIAVHESLTAPGATHPEAETQIGPLIDFPSFDGFKILVVDDERDASTVIRRVLERCNADINTASSADEAFELVRRLRPDLILSDIGMPRQDGYQFLSRVRALSHEEGGDTPAIAITAFARSDDRRRALMAGFQMHLPKPVEPAELIAVVANQFQAYRRAASRS